AGTAGGGATAGCAGTAGTGGTGAGAAAGCAGTAGTTACAGGGTGTTCAAAGTAATAAACATGCTCAGATTAAACAGTACTGGAGTCAGGTGAAGAATAGGTAATTGGGAGAAAATTTAGTACAGTCTTAAGTTTCAGCCatcaaaaaaatacaaacatcaTTAACTTGACTGGGTAGACTGGTCTTCAGAACAAATTCAAACTGAACCATCTCCTCAGTTGGTTTATCAAAAAGTGAGAGAGTTGTGATAGCAAGGGAATTTTTGCAGCACACAAAGACAAATGCCCTAATGTTTCTTACCTGTTATCTTATGCACAGCTGCCACATCAATGACATTTGCCTTTTACTGCTATAAAGGCAGTATGAAGAGGCTTCTTTTCCCACCTCACCCAGCTAAACCAAGAACTGCAAACAAAAGACTAGCTTTGTTTTAGGTCAGgatggcagaagcagaaggaatcTGTTCCATTTTAGGCCCTGGTGGAAGTTTTAGAAATTTGCTATTAGAAAACCAGTTGAACCTTTTGACACATAGGCAGTTGGCATTTGAGAACTTCaacctttaatttttcttaaccCTGTTTTAATTATAAAACTTCATGCCCGTTTTTTAGTCATAGAAGTACCCCCAAGTTTTATGCTTAGTCTCCTCCTTCCTTAAATTCTTTAGATGAGGCTGTATTTCATATTTGCTGAGTTTATGTATATTAATTTTCCTATTTAGATAGAACGTACGCTTCTACTTCCAGCATTATCATCAGAACAGTATCGTTTGACCTGCACTGACAAGAGTGAGTGACTTGTCTAAAAGAAGACCACTCTGAAGGTACTTTCAGACATCACAAAGGATAGACTAGGGAAAAAGGATATGGAGAATATGTTTTCTTCTCACTCAATTCATTGTATGCACAACCACCTCACTTTGAGATGTTATAGCTCAGTTTGCCTGCATTCTTCCACGAGAATTTGGTTTTGCATTGTCACGGCAGGAAGGTAATCATTGACTGGGTCTTGAACGCTTGTAAGAATCTGACCTATCCCTCGGCTGATTCTCTGCCCATAAGAGCCACTGCTGTTTTTGGCTGAGATTGTCTGACCTCTGTAGACTTGAGCCTGATGCTCACATATACCAAACTTGCTTAGCAGGATGAACACATCTCTTCGGAAAGCTTTGGTGAAAATAGCATAAAGAAAGGGGTTGGCACAAGAATTCAGTGGGTAGAAGAGTACCAGCAAAATCTTGGAGTTGGTGACAGTTATCAATGGTTTGTTCATAATGGCAGATAAAGCATGGAAAGAGATGGGAGCCATGCACAGAAAGTCAGTGAAAATCAACACAGCCATCCGCTTGGCAATTTTGGTGTCTTTGTCCCCTGACTTGTACTGAGGGTTTCGTACAGTTACATAGATTTTTATGTAGCAGGCACAAATGATGACAAAAGCAATAATGTTACATATTAAAACAAAGACAACGTAGGCTTCAGCCACTGGTGTTTCCGTGTCCATAGGCAAGCAGATGCTGACTTTGCTATAGCTGCTGATGCCAACCAGTGGCaaaagggcaagaagaaagCACGAGAGCCACCCTCCCAGCATGATAACCAAGGCGTGCCGGAGGCGAATCTTTCGATCTGGGCGCATGGCAAAAGTGATGGCGTACCAACGCTCCAGGGTGATTACAGTCAGTGTGTATACAGAAAGTTCACTAGCAAAGACTGTGAAAAAGCCAGCTGTGTTGCAACCAGGCCCAGTCTGCCACTCTATAGCGTGGTTATAGTACTCTGACCTGGTGTAGAGATCCACTGAAGCGATCAGGAGGAGGTATAACCCCATGCAAAAATCAGCAAAGGCCAAGTTACACATCAGAAAGCGTGGTACAGTCAGTTTATAATGGCTGGTGAGAAGGATGAAAAGGACGAAAATGTTACCTAGGATGGCCAGCAGGTtaacaaaccacaccacaatCCTCAGAAATTTATATCCCATTATATCCTCACAGGGATTAAACTCATCAGGCTCTGGAGTACATATTACGTCTTCATTGCCTCCACAGACCGGATAGTCATAATGACTGTCAAAGGTCTGGACATCTTCCATTTGAGGGTTCTTGAGCTCTTGGCCAAACCCAAGATTTACTTCTCCGTGCTCTtccaaaaaaatgtaataatgggaattttcatgaaaattcGTGAACTTGGTGTTTTTGTCATACACAGTATCGGTGTGGTCTGTGTATTCTTCAGCATAGTCTTTGTAAAATGGACCTCTGAGAGCTTTGACGGATCTTCTCTTATGAAAGCTGTGACTGCCACTCTGGTTACATGTCAGGTACTCCAGGATTCTGAAAGAGTAGAGGGGGAAATCACCACTGGCATTTACAGTCTGACTGGAGTACAGGGAGTAAACAAAGGGAACACTTCAAAAGCAAATCATTGTGAATGAAAACATAGCTATAAAAATGTAATCGGATACGTTTCTGTTAATAGAATGTATAGTGAGTAATAAACTTGAGCATGTCTGGGCacttttttaaactatatttttccttcttcattgcTATCAGCTATCCCCAGTAGTAATTTGGCTTGTTCAGCATCCGTAATCCCTCTTCCTTCTTGGGATCTACATTCTTTGTAGGTAACAAGACTTTTAACTACTGTTTATAACTTCTTAGATAATACAGACAGcattactttccttttcatttttgctcACAAATCAATTTCTCTTAGAACTtccataattttaatttctgttctgtgtatTTTCTGGAGGTGCTTTACAGCTAACTAGCAGTGTAATGGTTGGGAATTCTGTACCTCATGGTATGATGCATCTGTATTTGTAGTCaaaaattattcatattttttactggaaaaaaaattgcaatttgGCATCAAATTTTGTGATCACTGTGATCCACTGTCACATAACCTTTAGCATTTCTCATTTCCAGGAGTGTAGAATTTGAGATTGCCTACAATTTGAGACTGCATACAATTCAGTCTGATAAATTTTCATCTCTAATGATAGacatacaaatatttgtttctttcagtcATTAGATTgtgctattttatttctgtcctcACTTTCCCAGTCCATTGTAATTATGAATGTTATTGCTTTGTGAGTTTATTATTTAGTAATTCATATATTTATCAtagcatatttttaatatactatGGATTATAACCACAAATACTGCAATACTGAAGACTGGGGCTGTCCTTCTAAATCAGGGGCTGGCCTGGATAAGAATTCTCTAAACCTTATTAAACTTTGGAGAAATTTGCAATGGATTTGCATTCTGCAGTAAAATTCTGCTGCTAATCACAGTAAGTcatctcccctccttccctccccccagcaGATGAGTCGCTGTGTTGCATCAGGACAtctataaatgtattttttttctttccaaaagaaaaaaagcagaatttctgcACCTGTTCTGATGGGAGGCTGGAAATCCTGCCAAAATGGAATTTGAAATAATCTGTCTACAAGATTATTACAGAATCATTTATTCTGAGCTTTTCAGTTAGAAAACATTTGAGACATGAGGCTGTAACCCCTCCAAAACTTCTTTTTCCAGGCATTACTATAGCACATTCTGTGTTATAGCACAtcacccttttctttttttccctttaattttaGGCTCAACAAAAGGAGGAGCTATTGCAAAAGGTCCTACAAATTATTAtataaaaaattctttattctGTCAGTTTGAGATTGTAATCTTTGTTTCAAAGAATGTCCTCTatacctagaaaaaaaaagtcacaaaagtGTCAACAGatgtaattttatattaatactaaaagattgtcttcactTACTTTAAAATTGAATATAAGTTAGTGAAACTCACCcgctgttttttttccagctcttgaAAGCACAGCAGTGGCTTGGATATGATAGGTCAGCTCTCATtagctgaagaaatatttttacagctggTAATTTCTTTAAAGTCCACGTATTTTTGGCCATTAGTTCTTTAAGGCTTTCCAGTCCTTTGGCTGGAAGGTTAGCAATGGCTGTTCTGGAGACATCCCTAggtaaaggaaggaaaagacaaacGTCAGAATATCCGGTGACTGGATCTGAATATTTTCAGGTTCTCCCAGTAAGTTAGGAGTTTCATAGAATTCTACAGCAAAAATCAAATCCAGAGGAGGTGGGGACTTCATATCACTTTGCTAGGTTCTGATACCATTCAAATTCAAGTAGGATATGAGTTTCTCCTAtgaattttctctgtgttttaaagcttttgtcTTTAAGGTCTCATAGTGCAGAATATGGATGATAAAGAATTATCAGGACTTTTCAAATTACACCTTTAAAGTCAACCAGATACAAATGCATATGCaaaaacaaacttttaaaaaattctttaaagaaatCACATCTTCCATTGGAAGAACTATTTTCCTTTAGACCTCTTTAGACTCATTTTAACCTATTGGGATAGTTCAATAGAAAGCATTGTAATTACTAAAACAATGTTCttcataatttaaattaaaatcttctATCTCAGTCCATCCTGAAACTCTCAGAAAATTTAGTATTATGTGCGCTGCTCTCTATTTCTCTGGTACTGAGTCCACCTCAGGTGGATTTCCTTTAGGTGAATGTCGTCTGGTCTTGCTAGTGTTTTCCACTCATTTTTCGCTTTGTCTCAAACCCTCTTCTACTGACGCTTGAAGTCAAGATGTTTTCTCAGAGTTATACTCTGGAAGGAAGTAAACCTGTAAAAAAGGTTCTAGTGTAGGAACATTGTTTGAGCACTTTTATCATTAACACCctaataataaataattcagcttttttctaTCCATTCTTTCCCAAGAGTGCTGTTCCTATCCTTCTAGAAGTCTCACCCACTGGCTGGTTTCTTGCacctaaaagaaaattattactaATTTTGTGCTTTAGACAAATTGCTTCTAAAACACTTGGGTttgctctgctttattttttttcttttgatttgcGTGTATTTGGTTTTAGATTGAGTTAGAAATTGCTTAATCTTTCTGTAGGAGGGCTTTTTTACTTCTAATAGCTTCTTTGCTATCATACGTATTTGAATATGTCAGAACTAGTTGATTTCAACcacaaaaacttttttgttcttctggaGTCCTTTTTGATAGCTAGTATATGTTTCTACCAAGCCCCTGAACTGGCCCTTAGAAGAGTCTGAATGCTGCCTGCTATCGTTTTATCTTTTAAAGATTCACAGAATAGTTGAGCTTCCAGATCATCCAGTTTGacctccctgctcaaagcatggtcacctagagcaggttgctcagagctgtgTCCTGTTGACTTCTCAGTATCTCCAGGATtggagattccacagcctctctAGATATGTTGCAGcatttgaccaccctcacagtaaagaaggTTTTTCTTATGTTGGAATGGactttcctgtatttcagtttgtgcctgttgcctcttgtcgtgtcactggacaccactgaggAGACCCTGGCTCCATCTTCGCAGTTCCCCGCCTCCCCCCTTTCAAGTATTTATACACACTGATAAGATTCCCTTgacttttctcttctccagactaaccATTTCCAGCTCTCTTAGCCTATCCAAATATGACAGATGCTCCTGTCCCTTAATCAGCTTAGTGGCCTGCTCCTTTTTGGTTTTCActaatttccttattttataGAGCTATCCTTCTGAAGCAAAACATCTTGGTAAACTAGATCTTACCAAGACAAGGTTGGCCTTTCAGCAACCCCCATGGGTCTCTATCAAGTCCTCATGGTGGTGGCAGCTACCTGCAGGAAGGGAACACAGTTAAGTGCTGTGTGATGGGAGGTGCTAAGGCTTTTTGGAAGGGAAGTGACACCTCACAAACTCTTGGGAGTTCTTTGAAGATGTTCTGGCGCAAGTGTATGGAGAAAGATGATCCTGTTTATACAATGAATTGGGATTTCTGAAAAGCCTTGACAAAATCAGATATCAAGGGCTGTTGAGGTAACTAAGCTGTTATGTGACAAGTGGAATGGCTCTCctagattaattaaaaaaataagagtgAGGGAGAAGCCTGGGAACAGATGATAAGTTTTCATgctagaagaaaaatggaaaatgaactGGCATCTGAATATACACATCATTGCAGCAGAGGCCCACAGAGGCTAGGCTAGTGCTGGTACTACTGAAATGCTCATAAATGGTCTGGAAAGAGAATGAGAATAACTGCAACAAAGCTTGTTTCCAACACAAAATAATACAAGGTACTGAAAGCTTAAGCTGATTGTCTAAAGAAGCAGAAGGATTCTGTAATGCTAAGTGACTGAGCAGTAAAATAATTGACATGATTCAATATTGATGAATGTAAAGTGCATTTAGGAAAAAGCAATCTTAACTGCACATGGATGACAATGGGGTTTAATTTACCTAACACTCTGGAAAGATCTTGGTGTCCTCTCTGCAAATGTCAGGTCAGTGCTATTCGGTAATGTTGAAGGGAAATAGAATGCTAAGaatttttaggaaagaaatagaaaatcgaacagaaaaacttcattttgtaaATGTAATATGACTGCATCTTAAATACTATATGTAGTTTACAATAAGAGCACAGAAAAGCTACAGCAAGGATGATTAAAAGTATCAGATTGTTTATATATGAAGTAATAAGGAGTagataaggatttttttcttggaaaaagcTAGGACCGGAAGCAGTAGGACACTACAGATGGCATGCATAGCATAAAGAAGGTGATTGGGAATGATTATTCACTCTTGTGAGATGAGTTTTGGGGCATCTAAGAATGTGAGgtaagatatttaaaaatgagaaaaggtaCAATCTTTTCACAAAATCGCATCACTGACTGTGAAAGTCAGTGCCACGGTTCATTGTACAGGCCAAATAACAAGGTAACAAGAAGGACAATAtccctttttgttttggttttattcacAGTTGTCACATTCCCATCAGAAATGACTGGGTCAGGAGGAACATCCTGGGGGACAAGGGCTTGTGCCTTGCAAGCAGCCACAGAGAGGAGCCTCTCCGGGACCCTGGGTGTGcaggggagggagctgcagctcctggagagCTGTGAGCAGAAGGGAGGAGCCAGCCCAGGACTCAGGTCATGGAAGCAATCtccagggagcagaggggaacGTGCAAAGTCTGCTGCAACTCAGAGTGTTATCAAGTGATGTTAAAAAGTCTGAAAGAAAGATCTGTTCAGTGAGAAGAAAGGGCTTGGAAGACTTAGTTACGAGACTACATCATCTCTGTTCTATCTTACTGAATTCCTTTGAAGTCTcttatgtatgtgtatatggGTGTGTATCTAAGCACTTAGTTATtgcaggttttattttcaaaaactcTGCTTGTTTTAAACTGTTGGGCTTGGGGAGAAGATACAGGCACAGCTGCCTTGAAGTTCTAGTTGACTCAGGATTAATCTCGTTGAAGAGCTAACAACAGATGGTTGGTCCTGTCCATGGGCCATATTAAGCATAgatggggctatgttttggattcgtgaatgaaaacagtgttggtaacacagggatgttttacttagtgctgagcagtgcttacacagcatcagggccttttctgcttctcaccctgccccaccagcaagcaggctgggggtgcagaaggagttgggaggggacgcAGGCCGGGATTAAACCGCAACACCTTTCTAAAATCTTTAGCTTAGGGCTAGCAAATCAAAGGATCATGACGTAAAATACTTCAACTTTTTTAGTCACTGTTGATTTACTGTTGCTTACATGCCATTTTCTGCCTTCTGCCTTTGAGAAGCAATACCTCTCTCTGTAATGTCACTGTAGTACCACATCTCTCTTTAATTATAAATACTACTAGGACTGTTGTTAGCTATGGAGGTATATCATTCTACTGGGAGATGGATAACTGGCTGTTTAGGCTGCAAATGTAAAACACATCCTGAGATCAAGGACCAATGGCAGCTGGGCTAGCATAATAATTATAGAAGAAtagaaaaatttcaaataatttgagAAATCTAACTTGGAAACACAGAATGAGAAGGAAGTTCTTTACCGTTACGTATGCATGTCCTAGGAAGTCATCTCTAGCCCCTAAATGAAGAGGTTTTGTGTAGCTCACACACCTCAAAGCTAGCCCTTGCAGAGTGAGCTTACTTGGCAACTTTATTACGGCATATGATTACCCCACAGCCCTTTGCAGCATGTCATTACTTGTTCACCTGTCTAGCATAACAACACCACTGGTGCTTTAAATACCCACAATAACTCCAAGAGTCAAAATCTGTGATGCTGCAAGCTCTAACCTTCTTTAGACTTTagatcccaagtgttttgtcttctgctgtCCCTAGGAAGGAGCTTTTCAACCTATCGTGCCACCTGTAGCCCCAGAGGGAAGATGTGCAGTGAGCCGTATGAGACCACAAACTTAATAGGAGAGTGCACCTTGTTTTGAGACTGTGTATTTATTGTGACAAAGTAGTATCAAAATGGAAATATGGTGTCCAGGTAAAGTTACGTCaactgaaaaatgtctttctggaCAGGTACAAAATGAGAAAGGCCTTCTCTGGTGCCACGTGCAATATTAAGAAAAAGGCCTCATTAGCCAAATACTAATGGAAAGAAAGGGTTACTCAGCACCAGCACAGCCTCCATCACAGTACTGCTACAATGACCATCTCAGTCAGGGTGGGGTGGCCTGAGTCCTCCTGAAAGCAGAAGC
The Gavia stellata isolate bGavSte3 chromosome 7, bGavSte3.hap2, whole genome shotgun sequence genome window above contains:
- the TSHR gene encoding thyrotropin receptor, with product MLCLPVAFPLLLVLVLCSQGTERCPSAFCECSDWDDYKITCRDIHFIPSLPADTQTLRFMETHLRTIPSDAFSNLPNISRIYISIDETLQSLEAHSFNSLSKITHIEIRNLRNLDYIDPDAFKNLPLLKYLGIFNTGLKAFPDLTKIYSSDVNFLLEIADNPFMTSVPANAFHGLCNESLTLKLYNNGFTSIQGHAFNGTNLDAIYLHKNKYLEVINDDAFLGVHSGPTLLDVSRTAIANLPAKGLESLKELMAKNTWTLKKLPAVKIFLQLMRADLSYPSHCCAFKSWKKNSGILEYLTCNQSGSHSFHKRRSVKALRGPFYKDYAEEYTDHTDTVYDKNTKFTNFHENSHYYIFLEEHGEVNLGFGQELKNPQMEDVQTFDSHYDYPVCGGNEDVICTPEPDEFNPCEDIMGYKFLRIVVWFVNLLAILGNIFVLFILLTSHYKLTVPRFLMCNLAFADFCMGLYLLLIASVDLYTRSEYYNHAIEWQTGPGCNTAGFFTVFASELSVYTLTVITLERWYAITFAMRPDRKIRLRHALVIMLGGWLSCFLLALLPLVGISSYSKVSICLPMDTETPVAEAYVVFVLICNIIAFVIICACYIKIYVTVRNPQYKSGDKDTKIAKRMAVLIFTDFLCMAPISFHALSAIMNKPLITVTNSKILLVLFYPLNSCANPFLYAIFTKAFRRDVFILLSKFGICEHQAQVYRGQTISAKNSSGSYGQRISRGIGQILTSVQDPVNDYLPAVTMQNQILVEECRQTEL